Part of the Oncorhynchus mykiss isolate Arlee chromosome 12, USDA_OmykA_1.1, whole genome shotgun sequence genome, TAAATTAGAATGTATTACATTTCTATAGCGCTTTTCATGGAATCTCAAAGCTCTTAAATGGGGACACTTCATGTATTGCTGCTCCCCTCCTCTGCTTATTGACACTACTGTGGTTAACGACCAGTCTGCTCTTGTTTCTCCCCTCCCAGGCGATGCCCATGCTGATTGAGCTGATGAAGGACCCCAGTGTTGTGGTGAGGGACACCACGGCCTGGACGGTGGGCAGGATCTGTGAGCTGCTGCCGGAGGCAGCCATCAACGAGGTGTACCTGGCCCCTCTGCTGCAGTGCCTCATCGAGGGCCTGGGGGCCGAGCCACGCGTTGCGTCCAACGTCTGCTGGGTGAGACAGAAGCTAGAGCCGCTAATTTATGTATTTTACCATTGTTTTTAAAAACCTAATTCAACACGTTGATATACAATGAATTTAAAATCATTGAGGATAATGCCAGAAGTTGAAcagcttatttccattgtggtcctcttgtgGGCCTCCACAGGTAGCAGTAGTTCTTTGTTAATCCCACAGATAAGAATTTATATCACCACAAGCATCAACGATATACTGCACAGTACAAAGACACTTGCTCAATTACAACAATGAATCTGTCCACCCCACTCGAGTGGAATATGTTGCATCAAAGTGTCTGTAGTTGAGAGAAATACCTGTCAGGTCTGTGATGAGAAATCATGCACCACGCTGAACATGTGATGGATAACCCCTACCACAATATCTGAGACCTGCTAgaaatgtttttcttttttaGGACCAAAAATAATGATTCATGGGTTTTCTTATGAATGTAacgtctccctccatccctctctctccctttccctccctcaggCCTTCTCCAGCCTGGCGGAAGCCGCGTACGAAGGCACAGATGCagcagaggaacaggaggagccTGCCACCtactgcctctcctcctccttcgaACTCATCGTCCAGAAACTCCTAGAAACCACAGACAGGTAGGCAGGACTGTCCAGAAACCGCAGGCAGGACTGTCCAGAAACCGCAGGCAGGACTGTCCAGAAACCGCAGGCGGGTCTGTCCAGAAACCGCAGGCGGGTAAGCAGGACAGTGGGTTGGAACGGCACCTTCTATTGTCAGGTCTGTAGAGGTTTAGAAACCTCTCCACTTGGCTAGGCAAGCTAGACATTTTGTATGGAGGAGTTCTAGAGTTGGCTAGAGACTAACTCTCTCTAGTCTGTGATGAGGAATCATGCACCACACTGAACGTGTGATGGATAACCCCTACCACAATATCTGAGACCAAAAATGCATTTGGAGATGTAGAATGGTGTTAAAATGTACTTCCTCAGGAATTCCTTTTGAAGCCCTTAGCTAGCTGTACATACCCCGTTGAAGGCTGTGAGTCTCTTATCCAGTCTCGTTGTCCTAGTTCGGTCAGGTTTATGTATTTAAGTGCACCAAATGTTTTGCTAAGAATTGTACACATTTCTGTATACTATTGTTTTGCTGCTGCTGCATAGTAATGATTTAAGTGAATTTAATGTTCTTCCTCTGTGTCCACCAGGCCGGACGGTCACCAGAACAACCTGCGTAGCGCGGCCTACGAGGCCCTGATGGAGATTGTGAAGAACAGCGCCAAGGACTGCTACCCAGCCGTGCAGAAGACCACCCTGGTCATCATGGAGCGCCTGCAGCAGGTCCTACAGATGGAGGTAGGTCCCAACCGAGAGAGGCGGGATGGGAGTGATGGATTGGGGGATGGATGGCTATTAAAAAAAGGGGGGGTGTGGCCTTTTTGGTCTGTGATGAGAAATCATGTACTCACTACTCTGAAAACCTCTGATGTTTACTTAAGGATTTATCTGAGACCTACTTTAAACTATTATACATTTTGCTTGGAGTCTTTTCTATATTGAATAAACTCCCATTGAATAATCTGTTTTTCatgcgttctctctctcctcagtctcacATCCAGAGCACGTCGGACAGAATTCAGTTCAACGACCTCCAGTCCCTGCTGTGTGCCACCCTGCAGGTGAGACGAGTCGACTTCATTCAGCTTGACCCTCAAACTATTTCGACCTCCTCGAACAAGAGGTAGAAGAAGGATACCTAGGGCGTTCCATTAATATATTTTGCGGTCTTGAGTATTTTAAAGGTGATACACATTTTAGTATCGGTCTGTGATGAGAAATCGTGTACTGAAAACCCAGATGACTCTAAATGGAAGATCGAAAACATACTAGGAAAGGAGAAGGCTTTATGAGGAAAGGAAACAACTTCTGGGTTTGACTTATCCTCTTTCCCGCTTCTCCTCACAGTAGCTAAACGACGTTCAAGTTAGCCTGTGCTATGTTAGGTTAACCCtttccctccccacctctctgtaGAATGTGCTGAGGAAGGTGCAGCACCAGGATGCGTTGCAGATCTCCGACGTGGTGATGGCCTCGCTGCTCAGAATGTTCCAGAACACTGCCGGCTCCGGGGGCGTACAGGAGGATGCACTCATGGCCGTCTCAACCTTGGTGGAAGGTGAGCCGTTTAAAACTGTCACACTAGTGGATGGGTTAATTTAAAGTTTTTTAAACTTAGTTTTGTTTTAcataagtcacacacacacaggttttctACCCACACCCTTGTGAATCTAAGCCGTAAAACCTCGTATCTGGTCTGTGATGAAAAATCTTGTACTCAAAACGCTGAAAACCCTGATGTTTAATAGGATTTATCTGAGACCTGTTTCCAGCCACTTGGTCAATGTTAAACTGATTTCCACGCATCTTACAGTATGTATATGGTGTGTCGCATGTCCAGTGTCACATGCCTCACTGAGcacgtttacatgcacactaaacATGTGGTGTTATGGCTTTGGTCATATAAACACCGTACTCTGCTGATCTTAATCGCTGTACGGTCACGATCAAAGTCAACATAAGCCTATTAAAACAGCTCAGAAAACCCAGGTATCTCTCTGAAAGATTAGGCTTTAGAAACGGCTCAGTCGGTGTTCCAGCTGTGTGTTTGATCTGTGCTTGTGCTAGCACCAGCAACTCAAGCCTCCCTCGAATGCCTGAGTTTGGACAAACTCAAAGTATGAATCTTAGAACTAGTTTTCAATCGAAACTTTGTCCGAAACTCCGACTCAAATAGTTttcccaaaaataacatggtcgccATGGGAGACAGCTTATTTTGATTGAAGATCAAAAGATTTCTACATTTGATCAAAGTGCCGTCAAGGAGACGGAATTTAGATATGGCCATATGTACAGGAtattcttcttgcaaagcatttGAAATGTTAATTGTCATTAATCCTACTGTTCACAAtcgtattattgtgtgcatgtaaccatgTTGTTCTGTAATGTCTTGTATGTTTCCTCAGTATTGGGTGCTGACTTTCAGAAATACATGGATGCCTTTAAACCCTTCCTGGGAATTGGATTGAAGAATTACGCAGAATATCAAGTGGgttctatgttttttttttttttctcaaggaTTTATATTCATGTTAATCTCTTAaagcaaaacaaataaaataaattgtcctCCCTTCCCCTGACGCCTGTTCCTCTCGCTGCTCTGAGCTGTGGCAGCTGGGATTTTAGTTCGTCACAGAGTCAAGCAGGGTCTATTTCACCCAGTGTTCATGAGGTAGCAGGGCTGCCATTATCTACACTGGACTTTGCTGGACCCAACACTTGAAATGCACTGCTTTAGTAGCTAAGTTCTAGTAATGCTTGCTGTAAGAGTCAACACTTGATTATTTCACCTAGCTACAacgctcactcactcacccacccttccctctctctctccctcgccagGTGTGTCTGGCCGCGGTGGGCCTGGTGTGTGACCTGTGCCGGGCCCTGATGTCCAACATCCTGCCTTACTGCGACGAGATTATGCAGCTCCTGCTGGAGAACCTGGGGGTGAGTTGCACTTTAGTTTCTGCCACCTGTGTTGGTAATGACGAGGCTGCCATTATTGGTCCTGGAATGTGCAGGACCATACACTTGAGTCGTATTGCAGATTTACAGCCTCAGTTTTATGGATCGGTTATTTTGTAGACATGCAAATGCCTTCGTGTCAAGCTGATCGTGGACACCAAAAAAAATAGGTTTTATCAGAAAGAAAATGTTTCTAATTCCAACTGTCTTTGTTTAGTAGGTTAAGTCTTGTGGACACTAATGCAGTTTGTCACCAGTACTAAGGACGTGGGTGTTGCCCCCCCCGCAGAATGAGAATGTGCACCGGTCGGTGAAGCCTCAGATCCTGTCGGTGTTCGGAGACATTGCCCTGGCCATCGGAGGAGAGTTCAAGAAGTACCTGGAGATCGTCCTGGACACGCTGCAGCAGGCGTCGCAGGCACAAGTCGACAAGGTAGAACAGATGGAGACGCGCTGTACCACATTGGCATCCCCTTGTTTCGTTTGACCCTGACGCCTGTTCCTCTCGCTGCTCTGAGCTGTGGCAGCTGGGATTTTAGGGCGTCACAGAGTCAAGCAGGGTCTATTTCACCCTGTGTTCATGAGGTAGCAGGGCTGCCGTTGTCTACACTGGATTTTGCGAGACCCCACAAGTTTCTTCCTTGAGCAACCTTGTTAAGCTTGCCTCTTCCAGAGTTTATTAGTAATATGGTGGCCAATGGTTCAGTCTAGCAAAATGTGTTAATTGACCAGTTACTCTTATTGAGGGCCTTTTGGATTCATCAAATGACCGTTGCGCACCTCGATGCGGTCTGTCCTCCGTCCCTCTAACCTGCTGTGTGTTGGTTCCTTCCCCCCTGGCAGACGGACTATGACATGGTGGACTATCTGAACGAGCTGCGGGAGGGCTGTCTGGAGGCCTACACTGGCATCATCCAGGGCCTGAAGGGAGACAAGGAGAATGTGCACCGTGAGTCCCCTAGCCGCCATCCTTCCAGCATCATAACTAATCTACAGATCTTGAGGATCTAGTATTTTGGCGTATTGCTGACTATGGTATTGATATTGTCTTTTAATTGTCTTGAGATGCCAATTGTAGGATTTTCCTGCACTTGTGTTTACAGTGGAGACTGAGTCCTTCCACTGACGCCTGTTCCTCTCGCTGCTCTGAGCTGTGGCAGATGGGATTTTAGGCCGTCACAGAGTAAAGCAGGGTCTATTTCACCCAGTGTTCATGAGGTAGCAGGGCTGCCATTGTCTACACTGGACTTTGCGAGACCCCACACTTGCACATTGTGGCATTTGCTGATTTTCGGACTTTGCGGTGTGCCACATTTTCCTAACAAGCATCCTTAAATCACCTCTTTGCCAGAATATGGCCACTTTGATGGAATATTGGGCATCTGTCACCATCTTAATTCTCATGATTGTGCCTAACATTGTCTTCATTGTATCGTTCTGTCCCGCTCTCTGTCCTACCTGTAGCTGACGTGATGCTGGTGCAGCCCAGAGTGGAGTTCATCCTGTCCTTCATCCATCACATCGCTGAAGACGAGGACCACTCTAATGGCGTGGTGGCAAACGCCGCCGGACTTATAGGGTAAAGCAACTAGGATTATCTCAGTGGTAGTGATGCTTGCTTTGTGGATCACAATAATATTGAAGATGCTTTTGGTACGACATAGCATAGAAATGTTAGGGGCAGCTTGGGCTAAGATGCATGGAAAAACACTGAATTataattttaaaatatttttttaatctaAGGAAAACCTGTCTGGTCTGTTAGATCTTGTACTCTTAAACCCTGATGCTTAATAGCATTTATCTGAAACCTGCACAGACACTGTCAGTAAGAGGCCTGAAAAGGAGTTGAGGTAGATCGGAGTCGTGTTCCCAGCGACTTGATCAATGTTAAACTGGTTCCTCTGCTTCTTCTTACAGTATGTATAGGTGTTGTTCCTGTGACATGCTTAGTtaaccccccccccttcctcagAGACCTGTGCACGGCGTTTGGGAAGGACGTGTTGAAGCTGGTAGAGCTGCGGCCCCTCATCAACGACCTGCTGGCGGAGGGACGGAGGTCCAAGGTCACCATAACCAAGATGCTGGCCACATGGGCCACCAAGGAGCTGCGCAAGCTCAAGAGCCAGGCCTGGTGAGTTACTGACCTTAATGACCTACTGACTGACAGTCACCCGTACAGCACCTCTAGGGCACCATGAAACCGCAAGGGAATAGCCAAGGGAGaattatatctattttttttaacaatgtaCATTTTGAATTTTAATGTTGCGTTGGGAGATACTTATGCAGGAAATGCTAGTCTTGTCCATTTTATTTCGGAGATGGTGTGAAATTGTAACCATTCGTGATTTCATGAAAGAGCATGTATCGTGTGAAGTCACCAGAATTTCACTGGATCAGCCTAATGAGAAGGATCACTTTACATGCATTGAGCATGTGAACACAGAACTTTGGCTCCTACAGCAAATAACCCTTTCTTATTTTCCCTCTACAGAGTTCATGCTTGTTGGGGATAAGCTAGACAACAATGAAAACACCCCACTGGAGTTTCTTCTGTCTTTTGCGTCGTGTCCGAGTTAAAGCAGAAGTGAAGCGTGCGCTGAGATGAGTGTCTGAGAAtgtgagagtgagagcgagagtgagCGAGGATCGACATCACACCACCTTCTGAGTACAATTCCAGCAGTCGCCGGCAGATCAGCAGCGCCCCACCCCTGAACCCCCACCACCACTTCCTTTGCCACCTCCCCCAAAACCCTCTTCTTCGGCCACCCGTGGACTGATTCTGACTTGACGACATGGATCGCTGTAGCCGGCTAGTTCTAGAACTCTTCTGAAAAACTAATATTAGTCTACAACAGGATCACCAGAGTAGAGCGAAATGAACTGCCAAAATGTGGTTCTCTTTTGAGGGAAAATTACAAACACAACATGATACGAAAGAACTCAACTATTTTGCTCTTTGACCGATCTGTGGAAGACTTTTCCCTTGACTTTGGTTCCTTCAAGCACTATATGGTTGTGGACTTCAAAAATGGAGATGGTCAATTTTACGCAAACGTGAACTGAACCGGAATCCGAAAAAAGCTCACTTTTGGGGTGTTGGAAATGCGCCCAAAGGATCACTGCTGGAGTTGAAAGAAGACGAAACGATGGGGATGAGCGGGCGGTCTCCACCccccctcgtctcctgcctctctGCAATCCTCCAGCCTGCCCCTGCATGGAGCCCCCAGAGCGTGGCAGGGGTAGAGCTGATCAGCCTGGATGATGGAGTGTGTCTGTGAGGGAGGGGATTCActgtctctacccccccccccccccccctcctcggttatttcaaataaataataaagcTTCAAGCAAATTCAGTAAGATATATTTCTGATGCAGTTTGGGAGAGGGCTGTGGGGGCTTGGTAGATGATTTATTGGCAGCACTTGAGTGAATTGGCAAGAAGGTTTTCTTTATTTCCtgcaagagaatcactgacaaaTGTTCACCATTTTTCTTTTTAATGGCATCAGTTGTTTCTCTTCATCTTCAGTGTGGGCTTGTAGATAAAGACCCTTTCTTGCCAGCCCTGTTAACAAGAATCGGTGAGGACTTATGCGTTGAGTGCATCAGGATCATTCAAGGCTAGGGATAACTACATTTGACATGTAACACAGACATCTTCTTAGTGCTAAGATGAGCAAGGAGTAGAAAACGAGTGCCAAATTTAGACTACTCATCAGGGTAAAATACAACAAGCAAACACATACTTGCCTACAGTATGCAGTTCAGAAATAAATCTATAATTTGAACTACATGAACTAGTGAATTGGGCTTGTTTCAGTTCCCATTTGTTGGTTTCTAGGTGCACTTAGTTGGAAAAAGGGTCACTCACCAAGCTGTTAAAATGAGAATTGAAGATGTTTGTACAAGGTTATATTTTTCCATTGCTATGAAAAACAATAAAATGATATCAAACATTCCCCAAGCAGTTCTGGTACTTTGGTCTGTATTTTGTTTCTTGCAAATGTTTGTAATGCACTGTGATGACTTCAGTTTCCATGGCAACACTTGGTTGGTGAGATCTCAACTTCCAAAAATGTATCTTTCTATATTGACATAATCAATCAGGTTCAATTTAACTTGGCTTCACTGTTTTGTACTGTTTACTTTCTCCAATACATAAGCATTGGATATGAGCTGTTTTCCATTTTGATTTGAGATTGGGTATTTTTTGCAGTGACTTTGGTTCTCACACTAGTTTGGATTGCGTAACATTGTCCTCATGGGCTTGGCTATTTACATCATGTCACGTGTTGAAGTTATAAGAATTGCAACTTGAATATAGAATTAGGAGCATTAAAACCTGCTTTTTTTTCTTAATATCCAACTAATAAAAATCTATATTGTACTTAATGATGTAACCTTTCAATGTTATTCTGTAAATGGCTGTCACTTGTGCCTACTGACCTTATACCCTTGCATTGAGTGTGTGTAGAATAATGATCCATCTTGGTTAAAAGGAAAGTCAGCAAAACATAATTAATCTTGTTCCTCCAGAAATTAACATGACAGGTTGATCATGTTTGCAAGTGACAGTAATGCAAAATTGGGGGTATCCCCAACGGCACTTCATTCAccacgtagtgcactactctgaACAGGGACCATAGACAATTTGACCTGAACAGAATTTGGAATTGCTGTTGTATGTTACAAGTTAACCCAAAACACAATGTATGATATTACTTGATCTAATCCTAAGGATAAAGGGAAATAAATATGGAAGTGCCTTACACTGTTAACTACCATATACAATCAATtatcaggtcacctctagtgcCTAGCTGACTGAACTGCAAGTGTTGGTATTTCCCCACAACTCAATTTAAACGTTGAAATGGTACAGTACTGTCTCGTAAACATGCCATACTGATTTAGCCTGAAATGTGACTCCTTATAAACGGGTGAAATGCAGAACTCGACTCATCGTGGAGGCTACATTTTCTAAGAGATGCAATGCATCTATAAATAGCACATAGTGTAATAAGAAACCGGGTGAATTTATACTTGACCTGAAGAGAGCGATAACATCTGGGTTGAGCAGAGCAGCAACTGATGACGTTGTTGTAAACAAGTCACCTAAAAGGCTCGAGGACCAGGGTCAAAGAGCACACTACGTAAAAATATTTTAAGTAGTGCGTTGTTCCAAATAAGTTTACTGAAGTGGAAgaggttttatttttttaatgtaacctttaACTGGGCAAGTCCGTTTATAacaatccttatttacaatgacggaactgccttgttcaggggcagaactaccgATTTTTACCTTTGCTgcatctttcggttactggcacaacgccctaaccaataggctacctgccctgGGGTTTATGTGTGACGGAAGCAGAAGCTATGGGTTTTTGGGGTCCTTTCTACTTCAGGAAGCGTCCAGGGCATGGGTAGTGACAGCTTATCTATTATATTGACCAGCTACTCAAGTggccgctctaacaatggaaattgATGTCTTCAAAAACGGAAGACAGAGGAGGCAAactcaggtgggaccattctagccaatgagagggcagatacgcgtGAGAACAAGAGGCACAACTAACTCCTATATaaagtggggtggggtgggggtttCAAAGTTGCCGGGAagtcacgtgtcctacttatatcagtacgcTCATAACAACATTAGCATTAATTAAGAAACTCATATTCGAACAAATAAGCCTCACGTGGCAAATAAGCCATTACATTTTTGGTTGACCAAATTCGATACTCGCTGAACTGAATACAAAAAAAAACTAGTTTGGTGAGCAAAAAACAACAtaaaacgccacctgctggagaatACATATTTTGGCCACAGTTATCACTCGTTTCGCATAAATCGGCCCAAAATCAGATTTTTCCAGCAGGTGGCAGTTTTTCGGGTTTTGTTTCGCTCTCCAAGCGATTCGTTTTTGTATGGGTATGGGCCTCCTTTACCACAATAAGTAGATTATTGATGTCGCCTCTGCGCAGCCGCCCCGCGAGCCACCCATTACATCCATGTTGTCTACGAAGAGGGAATCGGCATCAGCAATACTGACGGAACGTTTTagatgtgtttttatttattagcATACATTTATCAGATTTTTTTCCCATGAGGAATATGGAAGTTCAAATGGCTGTCGTTAGGTAGAATGACGTGTTTGCAGTCAGCAACCGTGCTATTTATTTTTCTTAATGTTATGTAAGAACAGAGACGGTACGCGGCGCCTCTTGTACGGAATTGAGGCGTAATAATGAATAACTCGCAAGATATGTCTCCTGATTTTGTCTTGATGCGTTTGGTTTCTGCGGCTGAATATGACCGATTGGACGAGGAGAATTTGACGTCGGGCGGTGGAGTGGTTTCCGGATTCGGGAAAGCTGTCTTGGGTAATCATGGCAACAATATCAACAATGGGTTTGAATTTGATCGGAACAACCCCACAGCAGGCCCAGGGATTCCGAGCAATCCCTCCCCGCACTATAGTTCACAGGTTGAGAGCCGGACGGGAGCCCCTGACAGTCGCTTGATGCTGACCCGACCCTTAGTTTCTGATGCGCCTCGACCTCCCGACTTCGCCGTGGCTCAGCGCTTCGATTTCCCGCATGGCGCGGGCAGAGGCTCGCGGGCTCAGCTCATGGTGTTTCAGAGCGTCCTTCGGACAAGCGACGGTATTTTGGAATGCGGCCTCGAGCAACCTCCTGGCTTCCAGGTAAGTGAGGCTGATAAACAGGAAGCCAGTTCTGCCTGTGTCATGATGACCGGTGACAACAATATGGATGTGCAACACCAGAGGCTTCAGTGGCACCCCATTATGAAGCTGTCCAAGGTGGTTGCAGATGCAGGTGACCTggctggagagggagatgggctCTGCCACCGGCACCGCCTGGTCACTGATGCCATGGACTGGCCTCCGCTCCTGGACAAGTCCCTCCGTTTCTGCATCCTGGACCCCAAGAAGACCTGTTCGACAGGGGACACGATCTACCACCACCTGGACGACACGGTGCTCAACCTGGCCCGGAGGCTGGGGGAGCTGGGCCAGGCCTCAGAGatgctgctgaaggagggtggAGAGATGCCTCGCTGTTCCTGTCAAAGCATCCTGGCTTCGGCAACGGGGGGCATAGGCCCCGGAGAGGACCCTAGTGAAACCAGTGACGCCCTCCTGGTGCTGGAGGGCCTGGACTCTGAGGAAGTGGGTGAGCTGGGGCTGGGCGGGGAGGAGTTTAAAGGTGGTGTCCCTGGGCAGGAGGGCGAGACAGACATGGGGCAGGACCTAATGAGGCAGGTACACAGTCTTGCTGGGGAGTTCTGTGCCTGTGACCCCCAGGTGTGTCCCTCCCCGTTGGATGCCCTGGGCTCAGCTGCAGCCTTAACATCG contains:
- the LOC110538948 gene encoding importin subunit beta-1 isoform X1, whose amino-acid sequence is MELITILEKTVSPDRNELEAAQKFLEQAAIENLPTFLVELSKVLANPGNTQVARVAAGLQVKNSLTSKDPDVKTRYQQRWLAIDANARREIKNFVLQTLGTETYRPSSASQCVAGIACAEIPVTQWPELIPQLVANVTDPSSTEHMKESTLEAIGYICQDIDPEQLQDNANQILTAIIQGMRKEEPSNNVKLAATNALLNSLEFTKANFDKETERHFIMQVVCEATQCPDTRVSIVRVAALQNLVKIMSLYYQYMETYMGPALFAITIEAMKSDIDEVALQGIEFWSNVCDEEMDLAIEATEASEQGRPPEHTSKFYAKGALQYLVPILTQTLTKQDENNDDDDWNPCKAAGVCLMLLATCCEDDVVPHVLPFIKEHIKHPDWRYRDASVMAFGSILEGPELSQLKPLVIQAMPMLIELMKDPSVVVRDTTAWTVGRICELLPEAAINEVYLAPLLQCLIEGLGAEPRVASNVCWAFSSLAEAAYEGTDAAEEQEEPATYCLSSSFELIVQKLLETTDRPDGHQNNLRSAAYEALMEIVKNSAKDCYPAVQKTTLVIMERLQQVLQMESHIQSTSDRIQFNDLQSLLCATLQNVLRKVQHQDALQISDVVMASLLRMFQNTAGSGGVQEDALMAVSTLVEVLGADFQKYMDAFKPFLGIGLKNYAEYQVCLAAVGLVCDLCRALMSNILPYCDEIMQLLLENLGNENVHRSVKPQILSVFGDIALAIGGEFKKYLEIVLDTLQQASQAQVDKTDYDMVDYLNELREGCLEAYTGIIQGLKGDKENVHPDVMLVQPRVEFILSFIHHIAEDEDHSNGVVANAAGLIGDLCTAFGKDVLKLVELRPLINDLLAEGRRSKVTITKMLATWATKELRKLKSQA
- the LOC110538948 gene encoding importin subunit beta-1 isoform X5, giving the protein MKESTLEAIGYICQDIDPEQLQDNANQILTAIIQGMRKEEPSNNVKLAATNALLNSLEFTKANFDKETERHFIMQVVCEATQCPDTRVSIVRVAALQNLVKIMSLYYQYMETYMGPALFAITIEAMKSDIDEVALQGIEFWSNVCDEEMDLAIEATEASEQGRPPEHTSKFYAKGALQYLVPILTQTLTKQDENNDDDDWNPCKAAGVCLMLLATCCEDDVVPHVLPFIKEHIKHPDWRYRDASVMAFGSILEGPELSQLKPLVIQAMPMLIELMKDPSVVVRDTTAWTVGRICELLPEAAINEVYLAPLLQCLIEGLGAEPRVASNVCWAFSSLAEAAYEGTDAAEEQEEPATYCLSSSFELIVQKLLETTDRPDGHQNNLRSAAYEALMEIVKNSAKDCYPAVQKTTLVIMERLQQVLQMESHIQSTSDRIQFNDLQSLLCATLQNVLRKVQHQDALQISDVVMASLLRMFQNTAGSGGVQEDALMAVSTLVEVLGADFQKYMDAFKPFLGIGLKNYAEYQVCLAAVGLVCDLCRALMSNILPYCDEIMQLLLENLGNENVHRSVKPQILSVFGDIALAIGGEFKKYLEIVLDTLQQASQAQVDKTDYDMVDYLNELREGCLEAYTGIIQGLKGDKENVHPDVMLVQPRVEFILSFIHHIAEDEDHSNGVVANAAGLIGDLCTAFGKDVLKLVELRPLINDLLAEGRRSKVTITKMLATWATKELRKLKSQA
- the LOC110538948 gene encoding importin subunit beta-1 isoform X3, translated to MTWVTFLTNRNELEAAQKFLEQAAIENLPTFLVELSKVLANPGNTQVARVAAGLQVKNSLTSKDPDVKTRYQQRWLAIDANARREIKNFVLQTLGTETYRPSSASQCVAGIACAEIPVTQWPELIPQLVANVTDPSSTEHMKESTLEAIGYICQDIDPEQLQDNANQILTAIIQGMRKEEPSNNVKLAATNALLNSLEFTKANFDKETERHFIMQVVCEATQCPDTRVSIVRVAALQNLVKIMSLYYQYMETYMGPALFAITIEAMKSDIDEVALQGIEFWSNVCDEEMDLAIEATEASEQGRPPEHTSKFYAKGALQYLVPILTQTLTKQDENNDDDDWNPCKAAGVCLMLLATCCEDDVVPHVLPFIKEHIKHPDWRYRDASVMAFGSILEGPELSQLKPLVIQAMPMLIELMKDPSVVVRDTTAWTVGRICELLPEAAINEVYLAPLLQCLIEGLGAEPRVASNVCWAFSSLAEAAYEGTDAAEEQEEPATYCLSSSFELIVQKLLETTDRPDGHQNNLRSAAYEALMEIVKNSAKDCYPAVQKTTLVIMERLQQVLQMESHIQSTSDRIQFNDLQSLLCATLQNVLRKVQHQDALQISDVVMASLLRMFQNTAGSGGVQEDALMAVSTLVEVLGADFQKYMDAFKPFLGIGLKNYAEYQVCLAAVGLVCDLCRALMSNILPYCDEIMQLLLENLGNENVHRSVKPQILSVFGDIALAIGGEFKKYLEIVLDTLQQASQAQVDKTDYDMVDYLNELREGCLEAYTGIIQGLKGDKENVHPDVMLVQPRVEFILSFIHHIAEDEDHSNGVVANAAGLIGDLCTAFGKDVLKLVELRPLINDLLAEGRRSKVTITKMLATWATKELRKLKSQA
- the LOC110538948 gene encoding importin subunit beta-1 isoform X2, whose protein sequence is MELITILEKTVSPDRNELEAAQKFLEQAAIENLPTFLVELSKVLANPGNTQVARVAAGLQVKNSLTSKDPDVKTRYQQRWLAIDANARREIKNFVLQTLGTETYRPSSASQCVAGIACAEIPVTQWPELIPQLVANVTDPSSTEHMKESTLEAIGYICQDIDPEQLQDNANQILTAIIQGMRKEEPSNNVKLAATNALLNSLEFTKANFDKETERHFIMQVVCEATQCPDTRVRVAALQNLVKIMSLYYQYMETYMGPALFAITIEAMKSDIDEVALQGIEFWSNVCDEEMDLAIEATEASEQGRPPEHTSKFYAKGALQYLVPILTQTLTKQDENNDDDDWNPCKAAGVCLMLLATCCEDDVVPHVLPFIKEHIKHPDWRYRDASVMAFGSILEGPELSQLKPLVIQAMPMLIELMKDPSVVVRDTTAWTVGRICELLPEAAINEVYLAPLLQCLIEGLGAEPRVASNVCWAFSSLAEAAYEGTDAAEEQEEPATYCLSSSFELIVQKLLETTDRPDGHQNNLRSAAYEALMEIVKNSAKDCYPAVQKTTLVIMERLQQVLQMESHIQSTSDRIQFNDLQSLLCATLQNVLRKVQHQDALQISDVVMASLLRMFQNTAGSGGVQEDALMAVSTLVEVLGADFQKYMDAFKPFLGIGLKNYAEYQVCLAAVGLVCDLCRALMSNILPYCDEIMQLLLENLGNENVHRSVKPQILSVFGDIALAIGGEFKKYLEIVLDTLQQASQAQVDKTDYDMVDYLNELREGCLEAYTGIIQGLKGDKENVHPDVMLVQPRVEFILSFIHHIAEDEDHSNGVVANAAGLIGDLCTAFGKDVLKLVELRPLINDLLAEGRRSKVTITKMLATWATKELRKLKSQA